CCCGTAGGATTTCTTGACATGTGCGGGGTGAACAGCCGTGATGCGGTCGGTTGCCTCATTGAGTTCCTGTACGCGGTGAAAACAGACCGTATATCCGGGATGGGTATCCATGAAATCGGCCTGCTCCTGCAACTTGTTCGGATCCGTCCAGTAGTCATCACCGTCCAGCAAAGCGATGTATTTCCCCGTTGCAGCTTTCAGGTTTTCCGTAAAGTTGAAACGACCGGTCGCCCGTCCGTTGATGTATATCACATCTTTCCGTGAGCGGAGGAAAAGGCGGATACGGTCAGGGTATCTCCCTGCGTAGTCGATGCAGATCTCCCGTGTTCCATCGCTACTTTCATCCTCGCCGACAATAATCTCATAATCGAAGTCTGTTTCCTGCATCAGGACGCTCTCCAGCGCCTTCTTGATGTAAGAAGCATGATTATAGGTCTGCAGACAGACGCTGACCTTGATCACCTTCAGTCCTCCCCCAGCCTTGACAGGATTTCTTTATGGCCGGCAATAATGAAACGGATCAGGGTGCAGATCTTTTCGATGGCTGCTTCTCCGATTGCCGTTCCGGTCGGCAGGACCACGACCTTCCGGACGAGTTTCTCCGTTTCGGGAAGGAGGAGATATGCATTCGGGTAATAGGAATGATAAGGCTCCATGCGGTGACACCCCGGATAGAAGTAACGGCGGGCCCGGACATTTTCGGCATGCAGTATCCTTATCAGGAGATCCCGGTTGAGGCCCGCAACCTCTTCGTCAAGCTCGATGACAACGTACTGGTAATTGTTTGCCTCATTGGTGTTGTATTCAAGGAGGCTGATCCCTGGGATTCCCGAAAGATTTTTCTTGTATGTGTGATAATTGCGTTGGTTGACTTCGATGAACTTGTCCATGCTTTCCAGTGATGTCAGGCCCATGGCGGCTGAGACTTCATTCATCTTCCCGTTTGCGCCGATGTAAATGACATTGTCCAGCCCTGCAAATCCGAAGTTCTTCATCAGACGTATCTTGCCGGCCAGTTCGTCATTGTTTGTGGTGACGAGCCCCCCCTCAAAGGTGTTTATGAATTTGGTTGCATGAAAGCTGAAGACCTCGGCATCGCCGAAATTTCCGATCATGCGCCCGTTGTAAGTGCATCCGAAAGCATGGGCCGCGTCGAAAAGCAGCCGCAGGTTGTTGTGTCGGGCGATCTCTTCCAGTGCCCCTATGTTGCAGGCCCGGCCCCAAAGGTGTACACCTATGATCCCCGTGGTTCTCGGCGTGATCAACCGTTCGACCCGGTCCGGATCAATGGTATGCGTCCGCGGGTCGATATCGCAAAAAACAGGGGTGATCTCCTGCCATTGCAGTGCGTGGGCTGTTGCAACGAAAGTGAAGGAGGGGACGATCACTTCACCCGTCATGCCGGCCGCCCGGGTTGCAATCTCAAGCCCGAGGGTTGCATTGTCCATGGTAATGCAGTGCCTGACCCCCAGCAGATCGCTCAGTCTCCGTTCGAACTCACGTACCATCGGACCATTGTTGGTCAGCCATCGGCGATCCAGGATGTCCTCAATCCGCTCGATCAGTTTTCTCCGGTCTCCGATATTCGGACGGCCGACATGGAGAGTTTCGCCGAAGGCGGGCTTTCCGCCGAAAATCGCAAGATCGGACAATGATAGATGATCCGTATGTTTACTCATCCTTGGATCTTTCTTGATCGCATAATAAATATAGGACGATTCAGGAATTCTCCCAGTGAATCGTCTCGTTCTATATTGGCAGAGTTTGCGTCTTTATATACGATTCCATTGGGTCTTCTTTCGGCAATGCCTATGTTTTGTATTGACCAATCGTCACGAATACCCGATTCCAAGAACCGGATCAACTCTTTTTTCGTTCCGTGCTGAAACAACGGCTTTTCGATATTGCCTTGCCAGTTGAAGCCCAGTTGAAAAACGAGCTGTTTTACATGTTTTGCAAGACGTTTTAAAGATAATAATATATTTGCTTTCGCCGAATCCACGTCACGGATATTTCTGCCGTAGTCATCTCCGACATGATGCAGAACATTCAACAGGAAACAAATATCCGAATCAACCCAATCCAGGTCATTTCCAAAATCAAAATATTGGGAATAGACCCTGATTTGATCCTGCCATTTCAGAACCCGTGCGGCCTCTTCCACGAACGCACTATGGGCAGGATTCCCTTCTATGAAGATAGCGAAATCCGCTCCATGGTCAATCATCTCGAAGGTAAAGAAACCGGTATTCCCTCCGATATCCGTGAACTGGGCGCCACGGCATTCTATATGGCGAAGAATATAATCTAATCGCTCCTGCTCAAAACGAGATCGGATGTTCAACGTTGCAACGGGCAGGAGATTAGATAAAACCTTCGCAGGTATCTGGTATTGACTGTGCTTGCCGGTTTCGTTGTACAAAGTCAGCAATCTGTCATATTTCACTGAATGCTCCCATGTTTGTCTCTTTCAGGAAGAGGTCGAATGTGCCCTGCTGCAGGAAAATGTCGCAAGTCCTTATTGCCGGGAACTCCTCCAGAAA
Above is a window of Deltaproteobacteria bacterium DNA encoding:
- a CDS encoding aminotransferase class I/II-fold pyridoxal phosphate-dependent enzyme, with protein sequence MSKHTDHLSLSDLAIFGGKPAFGETLHVGRPNIGDRRKLIERIEDILDRRWLTNNGPMVREFERRLSDLLGVRHCITMDNATLGLEIATRAAGMTGEVIVPSFTFVATAHALQWQEITPVFCDIDPRTHTIDPDRVERLITPRTTGIIGVHLWGRACNIGALEEIARHNNLRLLFDAAHAFGCTYNGRMIGNFGDAEVFSFHATKFINTFEGGLVTTNNDELAGKIRLMKNFGFAGLDNVIYIGANGKMNEVSAAMGLTSLESMDKFIEVNQRNYHTYKKNLSGIPGISLLEYNTNEANNYQYVVIELDEEVAGLNRDLLIRILHAENVRARRYFYPGCHRMEPYHSYYPNAYLLLPETEKLVRKVVVLPTGTAIGEAAIEKICTLIRFIIAGHKEILSRLGED